The region AAGATCAGATGGTGACAAAAGCGGGCTCTACTCTGGCCAACAGGGTTGGGGCAACACCCCTGACCAAATGCCACCGGAGAATCCCGGGATGAGGGGGTGTGGTGACTTCCGCCACTCTaccacctctccctgcccccacgtGACAACCAGCACCCAGATTCTTCAGGGAGAATCTGACGTCCTTGGGCCCTCATTTGATGTCCACTCCTCCCTGACTTCACAGACAATTCGGGGAGACAGGGCTGCCTGCCGAGGTAAAGCCCTTGGCCCAGAGCTCTACAAACTACAACTGGTCTGCAAGGGACTGGTGATGAGGCACCTGTGTGAAAGGTGGCCACCGGGAAGGTGGGCAGCCCGGCCTGACCGCCCAGCTCGGCCCACCATGGTCAGCCAGGGGGCTGCCCTCAAAGGCCACTACAGCCAATGTCCTAGGAagtgcctccctccccctgcacgtCCACTTCAGAGAGGCTGACACTGTCAGCTCGGCGGCTGCATACGCAGCACCATTCCCGAGCTCCCCCGTCAAGTTGTAGAACAAAGTTCTGACAGAAGAAATACGACATAATACGTCTGAGGAGAAGCCCTGGAGAAAAGGGTGCCTGGGGAGAGcatgggaggggaagggcaggagtGCCTGCAGACCGGCCCAAGGCCCCCAACTcagccctccccaccaccttGGGGGCGGGAGTCCTCACCCCACTTCCTGTGAGGAAGGAATTCGATAATTGCTTGCCCAAGGGTGCAGCAGAGTTGGCCCCCAGACCTAACACACGGCAGCTGCCACGCTGCCCGGCATGGACCGCGCAGGAGAGGGACTCACTCCCCCAGGCATGGCCAGCAGGACAGCCAGCAAAATCGTGTTCAGTCCCCTGCCGTCAACTAGGGCAGACTTCGGGACTGAAAAAGTGACCTCAGACTCGATCATCAGACATTACAGGGGTAGAGACGTTACCACTTCCAGCTTGCTTTTGGGGACCCGGCAAATGCAGTTTGTTCCAAAATTGGTGTCCCGGGTCTGAATGCAGCGCAGGCAGCATAAGTTCTCATAGCCTTGCTTTTTCCACTTTGCTATCAGATTTTTATCTGCGTAGCCTTCTTTAATGCAGTACTCGTAGAGTTCTGtcaaaaagaagggaaagggcGTCAGACCATGGTATCGCAAAGCTGCCCCAGCCCATCACTACTCTTCACTAAAAAGACTGTTGAGCCAACGCTGACCCCTCCCCACATTTTTTACCAATAAGAAAACTGACAGTTGCTGAGGTTGCAGGAACAGGAACCCTTAAGTAAATGTGAAAGCTACTCAAGCTGGTGAGCCGAGAGAATGGAGTTCATTACCTCTGCTTATGGCCTTCCTCTTGTAAAAGAGGTCAAAAATATACCGCGTTTTTTGGTGATGGATCCTGAAGATAGGCCACAGAGATTccactttcctctttccctcgTGAGGTTCTGTTTCAGCTGTGGAGAAaagggtgtgtgtttgttttcttgtggcAGGTAGTGGTCACTGCCCAggatacaggttttttttttttttttcttgtaagtaGGGATAAAGAATCAATCCTACTTCATACCCTCTAGcttggctatcatcaaaaagacagtCACAAGGGTTGAGGATGCGGGAAAATTGGACCATAggctgctggtggaaatgtaacaTGGTACAGCCTCTCTGGGGAACAGTCTGGctcttcctcagaaagttaatgTTACCATATGCCCTAGCGGATCTCCTGCTGGGTATACAGCccagagaactgaaaacacaCGTGCCCACAAAAACTCTCCTGTGAACATGCAAACAGCAGTAGTCACAACAGCCTGAAAGCAGAAACAATCCCGGTGTCCATCAGCTGatagaatggataaacaaaaccgCCCCACAGCACGGAGCATCATCCAGCCAGAAAAAGAAACGACCcgctacaacacggatgaaccttgagaacgTGATGCCCAGTGAAAGAAACGAGTCCCCAAAGCCCACCTACTAGATGATGGCCTACAGGGACAGAAAGTGGATGAGTAGTTGCCTCAGACTGGGAGAACTGGGGGGGATGCGGGAAGGGGTTTCTTCGGGAGGTAAGGGTTGCCCGACTCCGAAAACACTGAACACCCCCTAACACCGTAAGGGCACATTTTACAGAACAGGACTTCTATCTCAATAGAGCTGTGACTTGAAAAGAGATGAAGTAAGCCACGTGATTTAAACAGAACTGTTTGAAGTGCAGTTCTTTCCATTAGCAGCGACAAgttgatctctgcctgccacctccACTCAGTTTTTACAgcaggggagaaagggaaggagtggTCAGGAAAACTGTACCTCCATTCCTCCAACTTTAGGGCCACACTATCACTTAGGGTGTGGAGTTCAGCTCCACATACAGAATTCTGTGATCCAGGCAAAAGGCAGGTGTTGCGGACTGAGCAAGTGCACCCTGTGTGGGCTGTAGCCGAGGCCCTGCCCTGGGTGCTGAAGGCACAGCAGTGGGGCAGGCAGAGCTGCTCTGGGGCGGCGTTCCAGGGCAGGGAGGCGGACTGGCCCCCAGGAGTAAGTGCTAAAGGCCACAAAAAAGAAGACCACGCAGAAGGGGACGTGGGGGCTGACATTTTATACAGGGGCTCAAAGAAGGCACAAGGGGGCATCTGATCAGAGTCCTTAAGAAACAAAGGGGGTGCTGGGCGAAAAGGGGGAAGGGGGCCACAGCagcaagcttccagttataaataagtcctgggaaATGGTGACCACAATTTACAGTTCTGTGTGGTATACTTGTACATTGCTAAGAAAGTAGGCCTTAAAAgttctcacaagaaaaaaaaaaaaacaaaactgtgaggTAATGAATCTTAAATTATTGTTAATCTTTTCATAATACAGACATACCAAATCACATACAGCTaaaacatacagtgttttatgtCAGCTAGATCTCGATTCAAAAGGTAGGGGACAAACATGCTTATAGGGCAACTGGAAACAGAGCCTCCCTCCCTGTGCTGTGTCATTTCTCAATCTTTAAATCAGAGCAGCACtcccattttaaaaatcccttttggggggcacctgggtggctcagtggattaagccactgccttcagctcaggtcatgatctcagggtcctgggatcaagccccgcatcgggttctctgctccgcagggagcctgcttcctcctctctctctgcctgcctctctgcctacttgtgatctctctctctgtcaaataaataaaataaaatctttaaaaaaaaaaaaaatcccttttggaCCCATTTTCACAAGACCATGTGAACATTCTTGGATGTTTTATACAGGTCTGCACACAAAGTGGAATGCCAAGTGGAAAACCAGAGGTACGGGTGTCATGGCATAGACTAGATTCAGATTTAGATTTTGGCTAATGccaaaaatttcaaaagaaatggcCCATTAACTTCAAAACCTCATTAAAAATCGAGCTaaatgttgggcgcctgggtggctcagtgggttaagcctctgccttaggc is a window of Meles meles chromosome 21, mMelMel3.1 paternal haplotype, whole genome shotgun sequence DNA encoding:
- the BUD31 gene encoding protein BUD31 homolog, with the translated sequence MPKVKRSRKAPPDGWELIEPTLDELDQKMREAETEPHEGKRKVESLWPIFRIHHQKTRYIFDLFYKRKAISRELYEYCIKEGYADKNLIAKWKKQGYENLCCLRCIQTRDTNFGTNCICRVPKSKLEVGRIIECTHCGCRGCSG